In a single window of the Litorilituus sediminis genome:
- a CDS encoding phospholipase A2 codes for MDKQPKDCQGTIDLSPNGCSSGGAGGMWDSVFISACNGHDLCYTTVNSDKGACDLNFQVDMQAICLSDYSHPTDQTVCMNFANEYYSMVDLVPASLFYEPAQADVKCVIWQELEAKVC; via the coding sequence ATGGATAAGCAACCTAAAGATTGCCAAGGGACTATTGATTTATCTCCGAATGGTTGTTCTTCTGGAGGAGCAGGTGGTATGTGGGATAGTGTTTTTATTAGTGCCTGTAATGGACATGATTTGTGCTATACGACAGTCAATTCGGATAAGGGAGCCTGTGATTTAAATTTTCAAGTTGATATGCAGGCAATCTGTTTATCTGATTATTCACACCCAACAGACCAAACAGTGTGCATGAACTTTGCTAATGAGTATTATAGTATGGTCGATCTCGTACCAGCTTCATTATTTTACGAACCTGCTCAAGCTGATGTAAAGTGCGTAATTTGGCAGGAGTTGGAAGCTAAAGTATGTTAA
- a CDS encoding aminoacyl-histidine dipeptidase, with translation MSTLSQLKPASLWQLFEKICSIPHPSKHEQQISLWIQEWAKELGLSIKEDAVGNLFIKKPATAGMEDRKGIILQAHMDMVPQKNNDTEHDFLTDPIKPYIIESGDWVTAEGTTLGADNGVGLASALAVLASDDIPHGPLEVLVTIDEEAGMSGAFGLEAGWLDGEILINTDSEQEGEVYMGCAGGIDGQAGFELSFTDVPSDYQAFNLSISGLKGGHSGVDIHTGRANANKLLVRFLLDASNEFDISLTELNGGSLRNAIPREANASFVVPKANVAALKEALAQYLATIKANLGSVEPDIDMLLISPEDFEQCWTKACQAAILRALNACPNGVIRMSDDIEGVVETSLNLGVINTRGKKLNALVLIRSLHDDGRLETQRTVQSVFELAGAEIKFSGAYPGWKPDTNSAIMKTVRDTYQQLFDKVPAVMVIHAGLECGLFKTAYPELDMVSIGPTIKFPHSPDEKIEIATVEQYWQLLIAVLANAPTKA, from the coding sequence ATGAGCACACTGTCACAGTTAAAACCTGCCAGTCTTTGGCAATTATTTGAAAAAATTTGTAGCATTCCACACCCTTCAAAACACGAGCAACAAATCTCGTTATGGATCCAAGAGTGGGCAAAAGAATTAGGTCTGAGCATTAAAGAAGATGCTGTAGGTAACTTATTTATCAAAAAGCCAGCTACCGCCGGCATGGAAGATCGCAAAGGTATTATTTTACAAGCACATATGGATATGGTGCCGCAAAAAAACAATGATACCGAACATGACTTCCTTACCGATCCGATCAAACCTTATATCATCGAAAGTGGTGACTGGGTAACCGCTGAAGGCACGACCTTAGGGGCAGATAATGGCGTCGGTTTAGCATCAGCACTTGCTGTTTTAGCCAGTGACGATATCCCACACGGTCCTTTAGAAGTTCTAGTGACCATAGACGAAGAAGCAGGTATGTCTGGCGCGTTTGGTTTAGAAGCAGGCTGGTTAGATGGTGAGATCTTAATCAACACTGACTCTGAGCAAGAAGGTGAAGTGTACATGGGCTGTGCTGGCGGTATTGATGGCCAAGCAGGCTTTGAATTAAGCTTTACTGATGTACCAAGTGACTACCAAGCATTTAACTTATCTATTTCAGGTTTAAAAGGTGGACACTCAGGCGTTGATATCCACACTGGCCGTGCCAATGCCAACAAATTACTTGTGCGTTTCTTATTAGATGCAAGCAACGAGTTTGACATTAGCTTAACTGAACTAAATGGCGGCAGCTTACGCAACGCTATTCCACGTGAAGCAAACGCCAGTTTTGTTGTACCAAAAGCCAATGTAGCCGCATTAAAAGAGGCTTTAGCACAGTATTTAGCAACAATAAAAGCCAACCTTGGCTCGGTTGAGCCAGATATTGATATGTTATTAATCTCACCTGAAGATTTCGAGCAATGTTGGACGAAAGCCTGCCAAGCAGCAATTCTTCGTGCGCTAAACGCTTGTCCAAACGGTGTTATCCGTATGAGTGACGATATTGAAGGTGTAGTAGAAACCTCATTAAACTTAGGTGTTATTAACACCCGAGGTAAGAAACTAAATGCTTTAGTACTTATTAGAAGCTTACATGATGACGGTCGCTTAGAAACTCAACGCACAGTTCAGTCGGTATTTGAGTTAGCTGGCGCTGAGATTAAATTCTCAGGTGCTTACCCAGGCTGGAAACCAGATACCAATTCAGCCATAATGAAAACGGTACGTGATACTTATCAGCAATTATTCGATAAAGTACCAGCCGTGATGGTTATTCATGCCGGTTTAGAGTGTGGTTTATTTAAAACCGCCTACCCTGAATTAGACATGGTTTCTATTGGTCCAACAATCAAATTCCCGCACTCACCTGATGAGAAAATTGAAATTGCCACCGTTGAGCAATACTGGCAATTACTGATTGCGGTATTAGCAAACGCACCAACTAAAGCTTAA